Part of the Diprion similis isolate iyDipSimi1 chromosome 4, iyDipSimi1.1, whole genome shotgun sequence genome is shown below.
tataagaaaaaaaataccagagAGTGTACTCTAATGAACCAATTCTCGCAACAGACAAATATTCTACTGTTTATTTAGCTTTGGCCCTCTAGATTTGTGCTCTTATAAATAGACACGGTTCTCTGGTGTCGGTATGTTTACAAAAGATAGCAGAACAGAGGTCAAAGGTGATTAGTAGTGGGGCTCCTTCCCTTTCTGGTGAAATCCTAACTGACATGCATTGTGTCAGTACAAACATGGAGTCCTGAAAGAAACATTGGCTCATGTGCTTAAACAAACTTGTCCACATACTTATGTTCATTTGTAAATAGTAAAATCTTTGTAATATCAGTAATGGAATTATCAAGTGACATTAGATGAAGATGTGATTGatacaaaactgaaaatactCAATTAATAATTGCATATTAATATCCAATTTCGAATAATCGACGTCAAATAACTATAACTTGAAgttctttaattttcaaaaggtGAAGCAAATAACTAGTAGCCTTGAAGAAGAACGCAGCTGGGGTTTGGAAttggagagtgagagagatcAGTTGAAGGAGCGTCTTGAAGCTGAGGTTCAACTCAGGGAAGGTTCTATCGAAGAGAGAAATCAGGAGATCGACCAGCTAAGGGAAAGAGTCAAACAGTTGGAAGAGCAGATATTTAAGTGGGAAAGCCTGTCACAGCAACAGAAGAGTGAGTTGTCAGAAAAGGACAGAAtcatcaaagaaaaaagtctCCAGCTTGAGGAAAGACTTCGTTCTTGTGATGAGCTGACCAACGACTgcgagaagagaaagaaacaagTTGATTCCTTGAGAGCTTCGGTCAAGGCGAGGGATGACGCTCTGATAGAACTTACGAACAAGCACAAATTTCTTCTGTCGCAGGTGTGTTACCAGCTTTAGGGAATACTGGTTATAACGATATCTAGAttaatcatattttcattgttgttTCAGTTTGAATGCAACTCCCCaaaacctaaaatttgttcgcCGCCAAGGAGCCCGACAACACTAAACTCTGTTGATGAATTACATCTGCAAACAACGATGGGCCAAAGATCGAGCTGCCTACGGAGTCCAGAGAAGAAAAACACTTCTCTTGACTGGGAGCCAAACAAGGAAAAGTCTTCGAGGCACAGTTCACAGGTATAGAGAAACAGCTCTGCTGTCATGCACGATTAGTCTAAATTGAATGCTGGAGATTGTACATCAATGTGCgagtataatttttctacTGAGTTATTCAAATACTATTGAGTTATTCAAATTCTCAGGATTTGGAGGAATACGATAGTGAGACGAAGCGACACCAAGAAGCCAACAAGCAGTTAACTTTGAAGCTTTGTAATACTCAGAAGACTGTTGAGGCTGCtgatcaaaaatacaaaaagctAACCATGGATCACGAAAAGGCAGTTAAAATGATTCAAGGATTTATGGAAAGGCAACAGCAGTTGGAGGACAAATTAGTGAAAAAGGATCGTAAACTTATGGAACTAGAAGTTGAACTGAGCAGACTGAGGAGTCAAGATTGCACAAAGTCCAATCGCAGAGTCCCATCAGCTAGACGTGATCTAACCAATGAGATGTTTGACGACCCGGAGCGGGACCCATGCAATCAGGTCTTTATGAAACCCTTTTTGTTATACTCTAGTTGAATGTTTCTAGATTCGTGAGAGCAGTTTCtcctttttgttttgatatattttttctgacTCATTTAAGATTGCATCAATCATGGTGAGTTATTGATAGATTATGTCATTTCTTCATtaattccttgatttttttactatttcaaaCCTTGTGAAATGTACAGACATTTCGTGGTTCATATACTTGACGCAGaaatatgtgtaaaaaaatgtttttttaatttattagttGGTATATTTCGTcgtgttttttctatttctttcagACACAttgatttcatttcttcttcttctctgctATCTTCTACCTCTTCCACCACTGCAAATATTTGCATGCTCGACGCTTTTTTACTTCTGTTTGTTTTgctatttactttttttatgtATGTGATTCTAAGAATCAGTTGTACGGCTATACACACAACTTAAAAAAGGGTATGGATGAAGGATTTACGTTCCTCAAATAAAGCGTTCAACACTGCAATTTTATTACAGCAGGTTActacaaaattgttttttttcgagtgTATGTATACTGTTAAAAGTGCGACTCTGTGATATGTAAGTTCTTATAGCACAGTCGAAGTGAAAGCAGCTGTCTTATGCTGCAGATCTGCCATTCATTGaagaactttgaaaactgatactattttatattatctacaaaaattttatgaacaaCATTTAACAAAAGCGTCCTTTTATTACATTCTTTGGCAGTGATATCTGTCACATTCTAGGCAATAGAATTTGgaccaaaaaaatattttcataaagtATTCTTGCACAGTTTTCGAAGATGTGCGACGATATATTCAATGGGCATAGTGACATAAAAAGTGGACTGAAGAGGGCAGTGCTGTAGTTTTGTTTATGATATACACAAGCGCTGCGTATTGTATTGCGTAGGGATCATCGAACTGTGAAATCACACCAAGTGTTCTCTTTGAATAACAGTTTCATTTCTACCTTATTTCTTGGTCTTGGAAACAATTTTCTTCTAGATTTTTGCACCAAAATGCTACACTTTTTAAATTGCACTTAATGCCTTTTTATCATTGGTATCACAATCTCGAgaccaaaataataatactgccACTACAGCAAAAACTTGCACTCGtctttcccatttaaatatcATAATTTCACTCTGACCTGACTTGGGCATGAGAAGGTATATTTTAAAGATCTCGAGCTTTTATTCTCTTCAAGGATTGGACACATTTAGTAATGAGGTTCTGTTCAATAtttcatatgaaaaaattttactaagACAGATCAGTGGGAAAATGATATGCCTTGCGAAAATATTTCCCCATTTGAGAAATAGCGTCAACACTACATGAGCTATGGCAGGGACATGGCTcaatatttatcttttatcaGGCTACATGCAAATTGATACTGAAAACtcttacgaaaaataattaatctttgaaaataaactagactttctgaaataaaattgatcaattatACGAAAGAATACTAAatttaaatatgtaaaaaaataaacattttatcaACTGCACAGTAGAATCCGTTGATTTACCCTTTCTTTAAGAGGAGCTGTGTACTTGGTAATTGAATTGtataaagaattaatattagacTTTCCTCCATAGGGTAAAGTACATTCTGCCTCGTTGCTGCGCAGTTTTGTCTACGGTATGAGTACGATAAAGACCCCTTGATGACCTAAATCATTTAGTATtgatacaaattttattaacgTGTTGAtataaattgacaaaaattgacTCAtgcttgaaataaattttattgtgtatataggtaatttatttcaattaaagtcaatttaaataaattacttgtgtggttaattttttttttctcaccaaataTTACAACATCATTTATGAATCGTGATCagaatttgttgtttttttcttttgtcgtgttaatttatttttattgatttcggGTATGCATCTGTGGTGTTTAAGTGTGTCGTTTGCTTCGATaatgtttgaataataaataataaatttggcGCCTGATAGtttttatctatatatttCAATAAGTTTGTCACCTTATATATTTCACTTTACGCGGATCAGATGGTGACACATTTTGATGAAGCCACTAAATACTATTTCTAGGTATTTTATTATAGCTTGCAAGACAAATTCCAGAGTAATTTTTAACTTAATATATccaatatgaaataattttttgttcgcaAGTAAGAAATATGCAAGCTAAGCTGATATTACGTTAACTTAGCAGAAGTTCGACTTTTGGAATCCGGAGATAGTTACAGCAAAGCTTAAAGAAGAGACGCCTTTCGTCTAATTATAGAATCCAACTGCTCATTCCCTGCAGTCCATGCTGCTGGCTTTTAAAGATCACTCTAGTCAGCCAGCAGCAGGCTACTCCTAGGTTTATACTCATCCTATAAGAACATCTCAGTGGCAGTTTCTCAACTAGAATGTGGAAGTTTGAAATAATCACTGTTACTAAATTTCACACATGTTAATAAGTTATTTCTACATATTTTCTTCGAGAAAATACGTACCGAAGtacatgaaagaaaaaacaacttgTAACAATGTATAACTTCAATATCAATTactgatatttataattatggtGATTTCTTCACAAGTGCtacaattcattatttttttgattccaTGTTTCAAACTTTGTATGTATTTctcgatataataatatatacaaagtagtatttatattaatttttttgattcgaCCCAATAAGCAACGATGTTTTCCTGTTTGTGTGCCTCGGTCAGAATGGAGGTAGGTAAACAGTAACAAAGGTTGCAGCATGTATTTCTGTGGTGATATATACCTTCTGCCAAGTTTCTGTCTGTTAGGTTTCACGGAAattttgttcttgttttcttGTCACCTACCACAGCTTTTAACCCCGATCTTGATTGGTCCAATCTAAAATACTCTTATTCACTATTTCTTATGCAAAGTCCATTCTATTtgggttgaaaattgaatttttgtgcCGAATTACTAAAGCAGAAGCTTACatcaaagtttatttattttggtaTGTCAACATGGAAATAGGACTATCACTATGTAGCATAAATCGAACTCACATGCCGGAAGCAGATCTTATGCAGTGAAATCTgattttgaaatcaaaaaatctttcaggatCCAGTTATTGTCACGCTTGTACCGCCGAGACGTTGGCCaaagaaaactaaaaactaGACTTATTGACACACATATAAATGCTTCAATCAGCTTTGAACCATTGCGCAGTATTCAACTCGTGCATGTTTTATTGTAATACATTTCGaatattgtaaattgaattttctgaataaaGTTCGAATTATTTACAGCTTATGGAAAATTACTTCCGAGTTTCATTTGACCGGGGaatacgttttttcttttttctgcattACAGCAACGCTTTGAGGAAATGGAGGGCAAGATTAACGACCTGAGAATACAAATCGATACTATTAAGGCTGAGAAGAGTAAACTAGAAATGCAGATTCAAGCCGAATCCCAGGTAAATAGCAATACCAACAAGTACAGAATTTGTCATTGAATAAAGCAGATTTATGGTTGTTGTTTTTCCTTAATAaggaagaataattttaagCTTAAAATTGCATAGGTAGTGTCTGAAATAgaattttgttcattttataGGAAGTACAAGAACAACTGAAAGACCGAGAACAAAAAATAGTATCTTTGGAGTCTGAGAAAAACACAATTAGCGTTGAGTTATCAGAGAAAGTTGTCGAACTCGATAAACTGAAGGAAGCCTACAATCAGGCAAGTCTTAAAATCGAAGAAAGCTGCCGAACAAACGACTTGGGTGACGAGTATAGCCTGCGAGAAGAGTTGGTGTTGAAAAATGCACTGATTGAGGacaaggataaaaaaattgaacaattgaGCAAAGAACTACAAATCCGAACGCAGAATCTACAAAAACTTGTCAATACGGAATTGTGGAGcaagaataaagaaattgcCAAATTACATAATCACATGACTGCAACCCATAGTCACGAAAGGAGCAGGAACAGGTCTGAATCAGCCTTAGATAATTCTGGATTGCAAGTAACAACATTGATCAAAGAACTGTCAGACCTTGGTGTAcaagtaaaaattgtaaatgacACTGTGCAATTGAATTACGTCAATGGAAATGAGTCGATAGACttaaaaatgatgaagagTTACATAGAAACCCTTTTAGAACAACGAAATGagttggaaaaagaaatagattACCTCAAATGGTTGAAACTTATTACGAAACCTGATATAACTAATGAAATCGAAAGCTCTGGGTCAGAAACCGAGAGAGCACGAAAGTATTGTGAACTATTACGAACACATCTTAAAGAGCTGGTCAGATTTATGAAAGAAATGTTGAGTAAAGCTAATCATTCGGAAATAATTAGTATGgaacataaaaaaatagtgTTGGACGTATTTTTGGATTCTAAAATTTTACCCGACAATTTTATACAATCTTTTGAAGAAATACCCGGTGGTGATGTGGTTGGAGAACACTCAtcccgacgtcattttgctgAAGAACGTTTAGTTGATAGTGTTGGGAAGAAGAGTCACTCCGAAAATTTACTGGCAGTGCGAAAGAATCAAAATTCGACTCACTCAGATTCGGAGGCATTTTCAGAGCCAGACAGAACAGTTTCGCTTGCTAGAATCGGACTACAAGAACTGCATCATAAAGCTAGCAACAAACATAGATTCTCTAAGTATACGAAAACGTTTAGTGATTCTGAGGACTCTATGGATTATGTTCCTTACCACAAGACTTACCAGAGCGATTTGAATGACACGGATGAGACAAGTAATATACAGGAGCTAAAAGAAACCAACAATCAGCTATACTCGGAGCTGAATGCTCTCAGGAATGAGCTTACGAGGAAAACTTTATTCGATGATGTGAGTTCTGTTGAAGTGTAAACAAAATTAAGGCATCCAGATTATTTCAGGTTTCAAAACTCTGGCTCTGACTCCCACTTTGACCCAGTTTTCTTTCAGGCCTTTTCAACTtgtctatttttaatttaattgctTAACAAATTTATCGATATTTATCTACTTCCTGTAGATTAAGCTCAGGGATGCTTCTCTCAATATATTTTAGGGAATATTAGgcgtttttaataatttacttATCGAATGCGGCCATCCTTCgattttggaaataatttttctgactAATAAAATCTTCATTGTTTTTCAACAGAGATTTGACGAAAAATTGGCACCTTTAATCGCAAAGTTGGAACGTTCACAgagattttgtgaaaaattgcagGCGTCACTCGAAAAAAGAATGAGCGAATGCTACAcactgaaaaaagaaagtaaacaaAACAGCATACGTAAAGCACAGTTGGAGAAAAAGATTTCGGAGGTTGAAAATATGGCTATTGAATTAACTAAACAAAAGGCGGATCTTTTACATTCTAAAGAAAGCGCTGAGAGACAAACCTGTGAAATGCTAACAGCGCTCAATAGAGAAAATGATACGGTAATTATTAACTATTATAAATAGTGACTATTATCACATCGTTAGttagtttatatatataccgtttaTTTGATCCTGAATGTTTTTGATTGAACAGCTGCGaacaaagattaaaaaaatggaagaagaaaTGGAGGCAGCTAAAACGAATTTGGCAACAATAACTAAAGAAATGGATCAATTGACGCTTTCTCACTCCCAAGTTCTCGTCGAGAATACAAAACTAATCAATGAAAAACTGAGGCTGGAACAAGACGTGCGCAAAAACGACAGTAGATATGATATTGCACTACGGTCTCTGCACGAGAAATATACCAAAGAGGTATGTACACAATAAATTGGATGTATGGCTTTTAAATATTCTAGCATGAGCAACGTTATTGTTTCCACATATTTTAGATAGCAGACCTGAATCAACTTAACGATTCGCAGCGATTACGTATGCAGGAGTTGGAAATGATAAACAAAGAGTTACGAAGGCATGTCGTAACTTGCGAGGCCAGTGATTCTGCGCCAAGTTCGAGTGGTATTTCATCCATTCCAACTGACACGACGATTAAACAAAGTTGTGACGATATAATCCAAGAATATCATTCCTACAATGTAAGTTTATATGTATCAATTAGATTAACCTCTTGTTTATTCAGTCTTATTCCAcgattgtaaaattaattcctCTTTTTTCTGCATCAGGGCTCTCAGTATTGGTTGCCAATAAATTATCCGACTCTTACGGGTCGCAGTAAGTCGAGCTGTTCCCCTGACTTGGGAATCGAGAGCGATGCGGCGctgacgacaacgacgacccGACCTTTGAAAGACACTTTGAAAATAACCGAATCTATGACAAATCTTCTCAGCGAGGATGAGAACTGTAATACAAACCGAGAACTCAGAGATTTAGACAGTGAAAGCCCGCTGCCTACAGAAGGTAGTCtgattgtattatttattaaagtaCACAGTTACATCTcagttgatttaatttttatctagcttacataattattacaattctacgtataaatatttaatttaactcTTCGCTTGACTATCCGTGTggatttaatattttattactgaAGTATGCCGCGTATTCATGTGATAAAAAAGTTAATTCgatgtacattttttattgcattgtttaattattttaatttcaattttataggtGGGCATACATATAGTAGTATGTATTCTGAACAGTTAAGTTCGACGTTATGCTTTTGGCACTGATTATAACATATTTTATCCCTCCTCATTAATTATGAATTACGTACACAATTCTTTCAACTTGAATCGTgcaattagaaaaattaacgtccataggtattattatacatgaaatATTTCCTTGTGAATTGATCTTCACTAAAGAGGAGAGTAACAGATCTCTGGACCACAGAGTCTGCGGAAACTTCTATGGGTGTTTCTTTGATCCAAAATATGGAAATTCTGATTTGTATTTCTATCCATTGGGCCTTCCTTCGTTCGATTTACACTACATCAggttgtagaaaatttacaattcatACTTTGCTATGGCTCTGAATTAATAGATTATCTGTTTACACTTGAGTCTATGAGAACCTGTTGACGAAAGTTCAAGCGAGAATAATGGAAATTCATATATTAGGCAAAAATACACTACAGGTTTCATTTATAAGAGCATTCCACTCATTAAACTGCTACtataatcaattttaatcGGAGCAAAGAACGACCCAATGGATGAAGCTACACATGAAAAGCACTATATTTTTGGGGTAGAGAATCGCCTCCAGAAGTTTCAGCAGAATCCATGATTCGGGGGTCTCATGCTCTCCTTGCAAGTACATATACCCACGCGTAATGtttatgatttatttatttactatcTTCATTGGTCAACCATTACATACCTAATATTATAAAGCTTGCATCAATcacatatatttttccattacTAAGCAGACTGAAATCTCACCTGCAGTTCTGCATATAAAacgcttatatgtatataatatgcatgATAACTAATTAAAAGATCACACAACATTTGTTAAATATAGGAAAATCTCTTTGTAATAAGAATGAGTTCTCTGTATGTGGCTGGGTCAGAGAAcattattttttgcttttatgTCAACTAGGCTgctttctccttttctctttttctttactttcttaCCACAGGGTTATTATTTTCCTGAAACTCAAGTATGTTACAgagatttttttgtcaatctACGTGATTGGGGAACCAATGCATCAGTTTTGATCCAAGCAAACTTATCTCGAGAATGGTTCATCTGACAACAAATATGCATATCAATGGTACTGTGGTGGTTTTCTACGATTTTCcaatcaacaatttttactcTCACGAAGGTgtttcaaatcaatttaatgaaacGTACAGTCTAAAACTTCTTCGTAAGTCTCGTACAGTTCAGTGACTTCAGTAATAGTCGTTGAGCTTTACAAGGCACTTACATTTTCGATTACCAGGCAAGAAAGTAGCCGGGTTGACTTGCAACgctttatttattgataaaagTACTGAGGAATCTCTTAAATTTGAATGAACGCAGAAATGCCTGTTTGAATCAGTACTAACACTTTaagttaatatttatttatctgaaATTGAAGTAGCCTGGTGATACTTGTatctacaaaatgaaaaaagaaaacattccACAGGGATACTCTTTATAGCTTAGCCAGCCAAATATGAAGTAACCCATTAATGTTGAACATATTCGGATAAAATtgagaatgaaacaaaatgaatgaatattttattaatgcGCAGGTCTGAACGAAATGGAAGTGTTGAAGCAGGAAAATGAGGCACTGAAGCGACGACTGATGAAAACTAGAAGAGCTTTGGAAGATACATTTCAGCATCTTTCtgcatcgaataaaaataaaaaaaatgttgaaaaggcGATAACTAAGCA
Proteins encoded:
- the LOC124406129 gene encoding CDK5 regulatory subunit-associated protein 2 isoform X2, with translation MSFLNGYSTYNPQSHSATSPPRTSIWGSSHSPFRSTNLTLQDITIDHTLPCINGTHGRSPGKAATTGPGLGAVRGVPGVVQGTGGRTMKEYEDQLGMLKKENFNLKLRIYFLEERMGITSADEDAIKKNIELKVEVESLRKELIEKQDLLSQAAKAFELIEEQKEASSRNQTQYQRSLDFERERIAELERELEEYKEKLADTSAYYKEEYGITPEESLENKEKLHQMEELVVALEVEVKQITSSLEEERSWGLELESERDQLKERLEAEVQLREGSIEERNQEIDQLRERVKQLEEQIFKWESLSQQQKSELSEKDRIIKEKSLQLEERLRSCDELTNDCEKRKKQVDSLRASVKARDDALIELTNKHKFLLSQFECNSPKPKICSPPRSPTTLNSVDELHLQTTMGQRSSCLRSPEKKNTSLDWEPNKEKSSRHSSQDLEEYDSETKRHQEANKQLTLKLCNTQKTVEAADQKYKKLTMDHEKAVKMIQGFMERQQQLEDKLVKKDRKLMELEVELSRLRSQDCTKSNRRVPSARRDLTNEMFDDPERDPCNQQRFEEMEGKINDLRIQIDTIKAEKSKLEMQIQAESQEVQEQLKDREQKIVSLESEKNTISVELSEKVVELDKLKEAYNQASLKIEESCRTNDLGDEYSLREELVLKNALIEDKDKKIEQLSKELQIRTQNLQKLVNTELWSKNKEIAKLHNHMTATHSHERSRNRSESALDNSGLQVTTLIKELSDLGVQVKIVNDTVQLNYVNGNESIDLKMMKSYIETLLEQRNELEKEIDYLKWLKLITKPDITNEIESSGSETERARKYCELLRTHLKELVRFMKEMLSKANHSEIISMEHKKIVLDVFLDSKILPDNFIQSFEEIPGGDVVGEHSSRRHFAEERLVDSVGKKSHSENLLAVRKNQNSTHSDSEAFSEPDRTVSLARIGLQELHHKASNKHRFSKYTKTFSDSEDSMDYVPYHKTYQSDLNDTDETSNIQELKETNNQLYSELNALRNELTRKTLFDDRFDEKLAPLIAKLERSQRFCEKLQASLEKRMSECYTLKKESKQNSIRKAQLEKKISEVENMAIELTKQKADLLHSKESAERQTCEMLTALNRENDTLRTKIKKMEEEMEAAKTNLATITKEMDQLTLSHSQVLVENTKLINEKLRLEQDVRKNDSRYDIALRSLHEKYTKEIADLNQLNDSQRLRMQELEMINKELRRHVVTCEASDSAPSSSGISSIPTDTTIKQSCDDIIQEYHSYNGSQYWLPINYPTLTGRSKSSCSPDLGIESDAALTTTTTRPLKDTLKITESMTNLLSEDENCNTNRELRDLDSESPLPTEGLNEMEVLKQENEALKRRLMKTRRALEDTFQHLSASNKNKKNVEKAITKQLMITKTILKKTRTYEESFEN
- the LOC124406129 gene encoding centrosomin isoform X6, whose translation is MIQCTHGRSPGKAATTGPGLGAVRGVPGVVQGTGGRTMKEYEDQLGMLKKENFNLKLRIYFLEERMGITSADEDAIKKNIELKVEVESLRKELIEKQDLLSQAAKAFELIEEQKEASSRNQTQYQRSLDFERERIAELERELEEYKEKLADTSAYYKEEYGITPEESLENKEKLHQMEELVVALEVEVKQITSSLEEERSWGLELESERDQLKERLEAEVQLREGSIEERNQEIDQLRERVKQLEEQIFKWESLSQQQKSELSEKDRIIKEKSLQLEERLRSCDELTNDCEKRKKQVDSLRASVKARDDALIELTNKHKFLLSQFECNSPKPKICSPPRSPTTLNSVDELHLQTTMGQRSSCLRSPEKKNTSLDWEPNKEKSSRHSSQDLEEYDSETKRHQEANKQLTLKLCNTQKTVEAADQKYKKLTMDHEKAVKMIQGFMERQQQLEDKLVKKDRKLMELEVELSRLRSQDCTKSNRRVPSARRDLTNEMFDDPERDPCNQQRFEEMEGKINDLRIQIDTIKAEKSKLEMQIQAESQEVQEQLKDREQKIVSLESEKNTISVELSEKVVELDKLKEAYNQASLKIEESCRTNDLGDEYSLREELVLKNALIEDKDKKIEQLSKELQIRTQNLQKLVNTELWSKNKEIAKLHNHMTATHSHERSRNRSESALDNSGLQVTTLIKELSDLGVQVKIVNDTVQLNYVNGNESIDLKMMKSYIETLLEQRNELEKEIDYLKWLKLITKPDITNEIESSGSETERARKYCELLRTHLKELVRFMKEMLSKANHSEIISMEHKKIVLDVFLDSKILPDNFIQSFEEIPGGDVVGEHSSRRHFAEERLVDSVGKKSHSENLLAVRKNQNSTHSDSEAFSEPDRTVSLARIGLQELHHKASNKHRFSKYTKTFSDSEDSMDYVPYHKTYQSDLNDTDETSNIQELKETNNQLYSELNALRNELTRKTLFDDRFDEKLAPLIAKLERSQRFCEKLQASLEKRMSECYTLKKESKQNSIRKAQLEKKISEVENMAIELTKQKADLLHSKESAERQTCEMLTALNRENDTLRTKIKKMEEEMEAAKTNLATITKEMDQLTLSHSQVLVENTKLINEKLRLEQDVRKNDSRYDIALRSLHEKYTKEIADLNQLNDSQRLRMQELEMINKELRRHVVTCEASDSAPSSSGISSIPTDTTIKQSCDDIIQEYHSYNGSQYWLPINYPTLTGRSKSSCSPDLGIESDAALTTTTTRPLKDTLKITESMTNLLSEDENCNTNRELRDLDSESPLPTEGGHTYSSLNEMEVLKQENEALKRRLMKTRRALEDTFQHLSASNKNKKNVEKAITKQLMITKTILKKTRTYEESFEN